The window AAGAAATTTTCATTATTTCACTCCCTTCTATAATTTATTTTCTGCCAATATACTTTCTTTGACTTTAGATTTTTTACCCATGTAGTAGTAGCAGAGTCCAAGTGCACTTCCCCCAACAAAGTTACCCAGTGTCACCCAGAGCATATTGTATCCGTAGCCAGCAAGAGAAACCTCAGGTCCGTGAGGAAGAAGAAGCCCCATTGTGAATATCGTCATATTTGCAATACTGTGTTCAAATCCAGCTGTAATAAATGCAAAGAGACACCAGAAGATAACCACTAACTTTGCCGATTCTTCCTTCATCTTTATACAGCAAAGAACAGCTAGACATACAAGGATATTACATAAAAAACCTTTAAAAAACAGAGTAGATGGACCTGCGTTCATTTTACTCTTAGAAAGGGCCACGATAAACTCTCCTACAGCTCCGTGAGGGGCAGTAGCACTTCCTGATAGAGTAAAAAGAGAGCCTATAAGAGTAGAACCAGCCAAGTTACCGATGTAACTTAATATCCAGATGTTTATTGCGTCTTTCCAAGTTACTTTTTTGTCTGCAGCTCCTGCTGACATTATAAGGTTATTACCGGTAAATAACTCTGAACCTGCCATTATAACCAATGTTAATGCTATTCCGAAAGCCAAGCCCATGTATATTCGAAACTGTGGACCTGTACTTTTTGTCAGTCCTCCGATGGTGGTTATGAGAACGATACCGATTCCTACATAAAACCCTGCCAGTAGAGAAGCTATAAAATATTTTGATTTGCTCTCCTTTAATAATGTTACTTTTGCAACTGCACTGTTTGAAAGTTTACTAAGCGTTTCTGAAAACATACACAACCTCCGTTTAAATATTTTTTTCACTTTGATTGAGTCTATTTTATCATCCAATAAAAAAAAACAATGTGACCTAGGTCACACTGTTTAAATTTCTCTGTAAAATTTTCTTAATTCTTCTCTTTTTACCAGGAGTTTTTTCCCTTCCCATTTGATATATCCCCTAGACTCCATTTTTTTCAACTCTCTAGAGACGGATTCTCTGCTGCTTCCAAGCATATCGGCTAAGTAGGTTATGGTCAGATTGAAGTTTATCCCTGTCCAAGGAACACATTCTTCTCTGAAATCCCTGCAGTTATAACCGTTTAGATTGCAGCTTATCCCGTAGTCCCTTGAGATTTTCCATAGTTTTGCAGCTACCTTTTTATCCAAACCAAGGGGGATAGTATTTTTTATCTGTCTGTAAAGTCTTCTTATTTTTTTACCCATGGAATTGGTTATATTTTTTGTTAACTGAAAATCAGACTCCATTATCCCTTGAAGATCTTTTTTATCATATCGTAGTAGAAGAGTTTTTTCAAAGGCCTCTGCATTTACAGATGACGGAAGGTCGTCAAAGATAACTTCATTTATGAATTCTCCATCGCCTAATATATAAATAACCCTTCTCTGGGCCTTTTGTGAATAACGGAAAATACTTATTTTCCCCTTGATGATAATATATATTTTGTTCACAACATCTTTTTCAAAAAAAAGCATACTGCCTTTTTTGATTTCAAACAATTCTCCGGATGTCTGAAGTTTATCAAGGGTCTTTTTTTCTAAATTGGAGAAAGCAGGTATTTTTTTCAGATAATCTTCATCTTTTATCACAGCACACCTCTTTAACATCTAATTTATAATAGTGATTATATATTATAAAAGAATAAAGTGCAAAGAATAAGGCATATTCAGCTGTCAATTGATAATAATATTCATAACAGAGTCTAGATTTTCTATATTTCCCTCTATAATCTCAGGAAGTTCACATATTTTATCCACATACTCTTTTTTAACATCTCTTGGAACGGTCATAATAGGTGATAGCTTGTGTCCAATGCAGTGAATGTGAAAATCTAAGATCTGATCTTTTTCAGGGCCCATTATGGTAATTAGTTCAAAATCATTGCAAGGAAAAAGAGAGGTTTCATAAAATTCCTGTCCTGAAATATGAAAAATCTTGTTTTCTTCTACTTGGAATAAATACTGAGCTCCTTCGTCCTCTATTTCTTCAAATTCAATCATTTTTGAACTGATGCAATGAATTACCTTTGCAGTGTCTTTTTCTAAGATATCATCCATAATCTGATGAAGTTTATCTTGGAGCAGTGTATTTTTTATAAAGGTTTTTATTAATTTATAAATTACAAAGGGTGAAAATATTAAAAAAGTACCTGTTAGTAAGAGAAAAAAATTATCTATTTTTTTATATATAAGCATAAAAAAAACTATGGCACAGACAGTGAATAAAGCAGAATAAAAAGGAAGATATTTCATCACCTTTTCATTGATGAAAATAAGCCGCTTCTCCTGAAGTTTATATTTTTTATTTATATATTTTATATCCTCATCATTTAGTTTGCGTTCTGTATACTCAATCATAAATTTTACTCTCCGTTTAAACTTATATTTTATTTTTATGACATATTTGGTTCAGAGATGATTTTACCAACAATAAAGTGATAAAACTTATAAAAATTCTATTTTACTCTTTTTAAAATTTTGTTATAAATATCGAAATTTTCCCGATCAAAGCAGATGAAAATTACATTTTCTAGGGACTTGTTGTTTTTTAAAAAATTACTGACCTCTTCAATTGCAATTTCTGCAGCGGCTTCTTTTGGGTACCCGTAGACACCCGTGCTTATATTGGGAAAGGCTATGGATTTCATATGATGCTCTTTGGCTAACATAAGAGAGTTTCGGTAGCAGTTTTTGAGGAGCTCTTCTTCTCTAAACTTCCCCCCCTTCCATACGGGACCTACAGTGTGAATAATATATTTAGAGGGGAGGTTTCCTCCAAGGGTTAAGACAGCCTCACCAGTTTTGCAGCCGCCTGTTTCACGTCGTATTTCGCTGCAGTACTTGGCGATCAAGGGTCCACCTGCCTTGTGAATGGCACCGTCTACACCACCTCCGCCTGCAAGCATGTTGTTTGCGGCATTTACAACAGCATCCACCTTTAGAGTTGCAATGTCACCTTTTAACAGGGTTATTTTTTTAGACATAATAAACACCTTCATTTTATTTTTTGTGGAACTTACTTTAAGTATACCTAAGGAAGGTTTTCCTATCAAATAAATTCCTTCAGTTGAGAGTAATAAAAAATAAAAAAACCGTAAAATATTGTGAAAAATATAGTGATGAATTCAAAAAAGTGGTATTTTTTGCAAAAATAAATTAGTTTTTTCCCTCAAACAGCGATATACTGAAGTTGTTAGTAGTTCTTAATTTCACAAAAGCTTTTTAAAAAAGAACCGCTATAAAATATTAGTTTATTTTACATTTCAAAGAGCCCAGTGGCTGTAAAAAAATAAATAAAACTTCAGGGGGTAGAAAATGGCTTTACAATGGTTTAGAGTTCCAAAGGATATAGTTTTTGGGGAAAATGCACTAGAATATCTATCAACATTAGAAGGGAAAAGAGCTACGCTTGTAACAGGCGGAAGTTCTATGAAAAGATTCGGATTTTTAGATGAAGCAAAAGCTCAACTTGAAAAAGCAGGAATGGAGGTCTCTATAGTTGACGGAGTAGAACCAAATCCATCTGTGGAAACAGTATTAAGAGGCGGAAAAGAGATGGCAGAATTTAATCCTGATTGGATTATTGCTATCGGTGGAGGTTCTGCACTAGATGCAGCTAAGATTATGTGGGTGTTCTATGAATATCCTGATTCAAAATTCGAAGAGCTTGTAGCTGGTAAGTTCCCTCAACTTAGAAAAAAAGCCAAGTTTATAGCTATTCCATCTACCAGTGGAACAGCTTCTGAGATAACTGCTTTCTCAGTAATAACTGATACTGAAAATCATATAAAATATCCTTTGGTTTCTTACGAGATCACTCCGGATATAGCTCTTTTAGATCCGGCTCTTCCGGCAAAAATGCCAGCTCACATAACGGCGAACACTGGTATGGATGTTATGACTCATGCAATAGAGGCCTTGGTATCGACAAATGCAACAAGCTACACAGACCCTATGGCAGTGGAATCTATAAAACTTGTCTATGACAATCTTCCTTTAGCATATGAAAAAGCAGACCATATGGAAGCTAGAAATAATATGCATAATGCTTCTACTCTAGCAGGAATGGCATTTACAAACTCGTCTTTGGGCTTAGTACACAGTCTGGCTCACAAAATAGGAGGAGAACTAGGGATAACTCATGGACTTGCCAATGCAGTATTACTGCCATATATCGTAGAATATAATAAAAAAGCAACAGATAAGTTTTCTTATCTTGAAAAAACTCTAGGAAAATCTGATTTAATTGAGAGTCTGAAAGAACTCAATAAAAAAGTTGGAATCCCGACAAGTTTAAAAGAGATAACAGAGGTTGATATGAGTGAGGAAAAATTCAACGAAGTTTTAGACAGAATGAGTAAAAACGCCTTTGAAGATCCATGTACCCTTACTAATCCTAGACAGTCATCTGTAGAAGATGTAAAAGAGATTTATAAAGCAGCATATTATGGGGTTACAGCATCAAATATATAGTTATTGATAAATAATTTCAAAGGTGTGACAAATTTCTGTATGAAATTTGTCACACCTTTTTAAAAAATTAAGAGCTATAAATTTTTATTGAAACTTTTAATAAAATTAAATTTCTAGAGAAGGGTGAAAAAATGTATAAAATTTTAAAGAAAGAGATACTGAGCCAGGATATTGAGAAAATGGTCATAGAAGCACCATATATTGCAAAAAAATGCCAACCGGGGCAATTTGTCATGGTTATGGTAGAAGAAGGTGGAGAGAGAATACCTCTTACAATAGCAGATTACGACAGATCAGAAAACAGTGTAACTATCATATATCAGATAGTAGGATATACAACAAAACTTCTCAGCCAAAAGCTGGAAGGACAGACTATAAGCAGCATAGCAGGGCCTTTAGGACAGCCGGCTCATATGAAGAAAGTCAAGAGAGTCCTCGGTATAGGGGGAGGAGTAGGAGCGGCGCCTCTATACCCTCAGATAAAGAAATTAACTGAAATGGGGGCGTCCTGTGATGCTGTCATCGGAAGCAGGACAGAAGAGATGATGATACTTCAAGAGGAGTTTAAAGAAATAGCAGAAAACATATATTTTGCCACTAATGACGGAAGCAAAGGGAAAAAGGGCTTTGTCACAGACGTGCTGAAGGATCTTATTTCTCAGGGAAAAAAATATGATGAAGTTATTGCCATAGGGCCTCTTGTGATGATGAAGTCGGTTGTAGAGTATACAAAAGAACTGAATATACCAACCTCTGTTTCACTCAATCCCATAATGATAGATGGTACAGGAATGTGCGGCGGATGCAGGGTGACAATAGGAAAAGAGACCAAATTTGCCTGTGTAGATGGTCCGGATTTTGATGGCTTTTTAGTTGATTTTGAAGAGCTCATGAGAAGGCAGACTATGTATATGCCAGAAGAAGCAGAACACAGATGTAGATTAGGAATATAGGGGGATAAAAATGGGGAAATTTAACATGACTCTTCAGAAAACAAAGATTGCAGAACAAAATCCAGCAGAAAGAAGAAAAAATTTCAAAGAAGTATCTTTGGGATATTCTGAAGAGGAAGCGATAAATGAGGCAAAAAGATGTATACAGTGTAAATCACCGGCATGTGTAAGTGGATGCCCGGTAAATGTCCATATACCACAGTTTATAAATAAGGTAGCAGAGGGAAACTTTGAAGAAGCTTATGATATCCTGGTAGAACAGAATTCACTTCCTGCAATTTGTGGAAGAGTGTGTCCTCAGGAAAAACAGTGTGAGTCAAAGTGTGTAAGAGGTATGAAAGGCGAACCTGTGGGGATAGGAAGACTTGAAAGATTTGTGGCTGACTGGTTTATTGAAAATGGTAAAACAAAAGAAAAAAAGGCAGAGAATAATAACATAAAAGTGGCTGTAACAGGAGCCGGACCTGCAGGTTTAGCATGTGCAGGAGAACTTGCAAAATACGGGTATGACGTCACAATATTTGAAGCCCTTCACACAGCAGGTGGAGTCCTTATGTACGGTATCCCGGAATTCAGACTTCCTAAAGAAATAGTGAAAAAAGAGATCGAAAATGTTGCAGAGCAGGGAGTCAAAATACAGAAAAATGTAATAGTCGGAAGATCTATAACTGTAGACGAGCTTATGGAAGAGGGATATAAGTCTGTATTTATAGGAAGTGGAGCAGGGCTTCCAAATTTCATGGGAATCGAAGGTGAAAATCTAAACGGAGTCTATTCTGCAAACGAGTTTCTGACTAGGGTAAATCTTATGAAAGCCTATGATAAAAACAGCCCAACTCCTGTCAGTGTAGGAGAGAAGATAGCAGTAATCGGTGGAGGAAATGTGGCTATGGATGCTGCTAGAACAGCTGTAAGGCTAGGAGCAAAAGAAGTCTATGTTGTCTACAGAAGAGGTGAAGAGGAACTCCCAGCAAGATTAGAAGAGGTACACCATGCAAAAGAAGAGGGAGTGATATTCAGACTTTTATCAAATCCTGTGGGAATAAAAGGAGACAACGGCTGGGTAGAAAAGCTCGAGTGTGTAGAGATGGAGCTTTCTGAACCTGATGAAAGTGGAAGAAGAAGGCCTGTAGCTATAGAGGGAAGTGAATTTATGCTAGACGTAGACAGAGTTATAATCGCTATTGGACAGTCCCCGAATCCTCTGATAAGACAGACAACTAAGGGTCTAGAAACCCATAATTGGGGTGGAATAATAGTGGAAGTGGAAAGCATGGAGACAACAAAAGAGAGTGTTTATGCTGGTGGTGATGTTGTAACAGGTGCAGCTACTGTAATCCTTGCAATGGGAGCTGGTAAAAAAGCGGCTAAATCTATCCATGAAAAATTAAGAAAATCCATTTAAAAATTTACAGAGTTTAAAGGCAGTTTCTGATAAAGAAACTGCCTTTTTTATTTGAAGAAAGAAATCTATATTTTTCAATAAAAAACAACTTATGGTATTTTGATGACACCTTTTTTTTTGAAGGTTTAGGTGGTATAATCCATAAAAAGAAAGCTGTTAAAAAGATGGTTGAAAAAGATGTTGTTTTGTAACCAAATCAAATTTTATTTTTTACAAAACTATCAACTGTCAAAAAATATATTCAGGAGAAATTCTTATGAAAAAAATTATCCATATATTTCTTTTTTTTCTGTTCATTACATTTTCGTATTCCTCAGAAAACGGCTCTTTAAATGACAGGAATATATTGGTTATACATTCATATCATCACGGTTTAGGGTGGGAGGATAATATTTCTGAGGGCATTAAAGATACCTTTGATTCTGAAGAGTTTGAGATATTTTTTGAGTATCTTGACGGGAAAAGGAATTATGGAGAGGAATACTTTAAGAGCCTGGCACCTCTATACAAACAAAAAGCAAAGACAACAAATTTTGAGGCTATAATAGTGTGTGACAATATAGCCTTAGATTTCATAATTAAATACGGTCCTGAATTTTTACCGGAAATTCCAGTTGTCTTCTGCGGGATAAACAATTTTGATAAAAATATGCTAAAAGGCAATAAAAATATAGCGGGTATTTTAGAAAATGTAGATCATAAAAAAAATATAGATCTGATTTTGAATCTTCACAGCAGCGTTAAAAATATTCTGATAGTAAATGACAGTACCGAAACCGGAAAAAAAGTGAAGAAAGAGCTAGAAAAAATAATTCCCGAATATAATTCAAAAGTAAATATTGATGTATATTCTGATTTTTCCATAAAAGAGCTTGAAAATAAGCTACAAAATACAGGTACAGATACTGTGATCTACCTGTTAGTTTTAAACAGAGACAAGACAGGGAAGTTTATTTCATATAATGACGGTTTAAAGCTTGTGTCTGATGTATCTGATAATCCTATTTACGGAGCCTGGGATTTTTATCTAGGGCACGGAATTGTTGGTGGAAATATCTTAAGTGGGTATACACAGGGATCAGAGGCAGGGCAACTTTTAAAAGAGATCATAAATAATAAAGATAAAGATTATTCCGGATATTATAAAAAAGGCGAGACGAAATACATGTTTGACTATGAAGAACTTAAAAAGTTTAACATAACGAAGTCGTCTCTTCCTAAATACAGTGTAATAGTAAATAAACCCGTAGGCTTATTTTATAAATATCACATTGAAATAATCTCTATTACCTATCTCATAATGGTAATTTTGATAATAAATATTTTATACAAGAAAAAAAATGAAAAAAAGCTTATGGAAATGGTCAAGGAAAAGACACTGCATTTGGAAAAAGCCAATCAAGAGTTAGAGTGGATTTCAAATATTGACGGCCTAACTCAGCTATATAACCGAAGATACTTTGATAAAAATCTTGAGGATATCTGGAAAGAGTTACAGAGAATACAGTTACCTTTATCTATTTTGATGATTGATGTGGATTTTTTTAAAAGTACAATGACATTTACGGCCACATGGCTGGAGATGAGTGTCTCAAGACTCTTTCAAGGGTATTTTTCAAAAGCGTAGGTAGACCCTTTGATACAGTGGCTCGTTATGGTGGTGAAGAATTTACAGTCCTTGTAAGCTCTGATGCAGCTGGGGCGGAAAAAATAGCAAAATGGATTATAGAAGAGGTGGAAAATCTCAAAATACAACATGAAGGCTCACCCTCTGGGATAGTGACTGTGAGTGTAGGTATAGGGGTGGCAGTTCCTAGCCAAAAACTAAAGGCAGAAAAACTGTTAGATACAGCAGATCAGGCTCTTTATGAGAGTAAAAATAAAGGACGAAATCAATATACATTGAGAAATTTGGAATAATAATAATTAAACTTTAAAGAATTGGAGGAGAACCTTACATGATTTTAATTACTACTAGAGACAATGAAGCTTTTTTAATAGAATCTAAAAAACTTCAAAAGGCCGGATACAAGACCATACATGCCAATTCTTATGAAAAAACTCTCGAAATTCTGGGAGACTATAAAGATATAAAACTGATTATTTTAGATGTAGACAACTCCGATGATTTAGAAAAAATGACAAATAAGATCATTTTGAATTCTGATCTTCCTATTCTTTATATGACCGATAATGAAAAAAAGTTCAGTTTTGATGACTATTATAATGATTTCTCCTATGGATTTGTACTAAAAGAAAGTAGAGATTTTATTTTGCAGTCATCAGTAAAAACCGCTTTAAATTTATTTGAAAAAAGTAGAAACCTTAAAGCAGGATATGATTATGCCAGTCATGCAGAGATAATCTCTGGTTTTGGATACTGGGAGTTTGATCTCGATAATAATACTGTTAAATCTTCAAAGGGTTCTAGAAAAATTTATGGTATTACAGAAGAAACCCTTATGGTAGATAATATAAAAGAATACCCTCTCCCAGAATATAGAGAGAGGCTTGATAAAGCTTTTAAAGATTTGATAACTGGGCGAAAGAATTATAATGTGGAATTCAAGATTAAAAATAAAATAGATGGTGAGATAAGGGCTATACATTCTGTGGCAGAATATGACCCTAAAAGAAATATTGTAATAGGAACCCTTTATGATATAACCAGGCAGAAATCGGCTGAAGAATCGGCCTTTAAAAAAGAAGAAGAATACAGAAAAATATTTCAAAATCATAATGCGGTTATGCTGATGATAGATGTACAAACCGGTGAAATAGTAGACGCAAATAACGCAGCAGTAAAATTTTATGGCTGGACAAGAAAAGAACTAACAAAGATGAAGATAGCAGATATAAACATTCTCACAGAGAATGAGATATATAAAGAGATGGAGATGGCTAGAAGAAATAAAAAAAATTATTTTACCTTCAGACACAGATTGGCTGATGGTAGTATAAGGGATGTAGAGGCCTATTCCGGTGAAATAATATCTGGTAAAAGACCGAGACTTTTTTCAATAATACACGATATCACGAAACGAAGGGAAGCAGAAAAAAAGATAAAAAATCTGGCTTTTTACGACAGCCTAACCAATCTTCCCAACAGAAGGATGTTTTCTGATTATCTTGAAAAATCAATTGTTCAGGGTCAGCGGAATGATTTTCAAGTGGCACTTTTAAATATAGACTTAGACCACTTTAAACATGTCAATGACAGCTTTGGCCATCATATCGGGGATCTACTATTGATAAGGGTGGCGGAACGTCTCAGAAGGAATTTACGTAAAAATAATATTATATGTCGTCTAGGTGGAGATGAGTTTGCTGTGATTATAGAAGAATTTTCCAGTAGACAGGAGATAAACTTTGTATCAGGAAGGATTTTAAAAGTTTTAGAAGCGCCATTTTTAATTGATGATAAAGAAATTTTTATATCTGCCAGTATAGGGGTGGCTGTGTATCCAGAAGACGGGTCTGATGTCAACACTCTTCTTAAAAACTCTGACTTGGCAATGTATGGAGCCAAAGATCGAGGTAAAAACGGATATTATTTCTTTTCTGAAGATATGAAGCATGCCTCTAATAGTAAAATGGAAATAGACACTAATCTGCGTAAGTCTCTGATAAACGGAGAACTATGCCTTTATTATCAGCCAAAAATAGATATAGCTCAAAATAAGATCATAGGTACCGAGACTCTTTTACGTTGGTTCAAAAACGGAAAAATTTACAAGGCACCTTCAGAATTTATACCTATCGCAGAGTCAACAGGATTTATTCTAGAGATAGACAGATGGGTACTTTTAAGTGCATGCAGACAGATCGAAGAGTGGGAAAAAAATAATATAAAAGGTCAAAAGATATCTGTCAATATTTCAGGGCTGCACTTTAAGCAGGGACTTATAATAAAAACAGTAACAGAAGTTCTGAAAAAAGTAAAAATTCCTAAAGACTCTATAGAAATAGAGATAACAGAAGGGGTTTTTATGGAGAATATGGAAGAGGCTGTAGGTATTTTGAATCAGCTTCGATCCATGGGAATAGGAATATCTATAGATGATTTTGGTACAGGATATTCTTCTCTGAGTTATATAAAAAATCTTCCTATCAACAGAATAAAAATAGACAAGAGTTTTATTTTTAATATGATAGACAGTAAAAAAGATACTGCAATAGCAAAAACTGTTATAACAATGGCAAAGCTTTTGGATTTATACGTAATTGCTGAAGGAGTTGAAACTTCAGAACAGTTAAAAATATTATCAGAAAATGGCTGTAATGAAATTCAGGGATTTTA is drawn from Ilyobacter polytropus DSM 2926 and contains these coding sequences:
- a CDS encoding formate/nitrite transporter family protein, whose protein sequence is MFSETLSKLSNSAVAKVTLLKESKSKYFIASLLAGFYVGIGIVLITTIGGLTKSTGPQFRIYMGLAFGIALTLVIMAGSELFTGNNLIMSAGAADKKVTWKDAINIWILSYIGNLAGSTLIGSLFTLSGSATAPHGAVGEFIVALSKSKMNAGPSTLFFKGFLCNILVCLAVLCCIKMKEESAKLVVIFWCLFAFITAGFEHSIANMTIFTMGLLLPHGPEVSLAGYGYNMLWVTLGNFVGGSALGLCYYYMGKKSKVKESILAENKL
- the gltA gene encoding NADPH-dependent glutamate synthase, producing MGKFNMTLQKTKIAEQNPAERRKNFKEVSLGYSEEEAINEAKRCIQCKSPACVSGCPVNVHIPQFINKVAEGNFEEAYDILVEQNSLPAICGRVCPQEKQCESKCVRGMKGEPVGIGRLERFVADWFIENGKTKEKKAENNNIKVAVTGAGPAGLACAGELAKYGYDVTIFEALHTAGGVLMYGIPEFRLPKEIVKKEIENVAEQGVKIQKNVIVGRSITVDELMEEGYKSVFIGSGAGLPNFMGIEGENLNGVYSANEFLTRVNLMKAYDKNSPTPVSVGEKIAVIGGGNVAMDAARTAVRLGAKEVYVVYRRGEEELPARLEEVHHAKEEGVIFRLLSNPVGIKGDNGWVEKLECVEMELSEPDESGRRRPVAIEGSEFMLDVDRVIIAIGQSPNPLIRQTTKGLETHNWGGIIVEVESMETTKESVYAGGDVVTGAATVILAMGAGKKAAKSIHEKLRKSI
- a CDS encoding Crp/Fnr family transcriptional regulator — protein: MIKDEDYLKKIPAFSNLEKKTLDKLQTSGELFEIKKGSMLFFEKDVVNKIYIIIKGKISIFRYSQKAQRRVIYILGDGEFINEVIFDDLPSSVNAEAFEKTLLLRYDKKDLQGIMESDFQLTKNITNSMGKKIRRLYRQIKNTIPLGLDKKVAAKLWKISRDYGISCNLNGYNCRDFREECVPWTGINFNLTITYLADMLGSSRESVSRELKKMESRGYIKWEGKKLLVKREELRKFYREI
- a CDS encoding O-acetyl-ADP-ribose deacetylase; amino-acid sequence: MSKKITLLKGDIATLKVDAVVNAANNMLAGGGGVDGAIHKAGGPLIAKYCSEIRRETGGCKTGEAVLTLGGNLPSKYIIHTVGPVWKGGKFREEELLKNCYRNSLMLAKEHHMKSIAFPNISTGVYGYPKEAAAEIAIEEVSNFLKNNKSLENVIFICFDRENFDIYNKILKRVK
- a CDS encoding iron-containing alcohol dehydrogenase, which gives rise to MALQWFRVPKDIVFGENALEYLSTLEGKRATLVTGGSSMKRFGFLDEAKAQLEKAGMEVSIVDGVEPNPSVETVLRGGKEMAEFNPDWIIAIGGGSALDAAKIMWVFYEYPDSKFEELVAGKFPQLRKKAKFIAIPSTSGTASEITAFSVITDTENHIKYPLVSYEITPDIALLDPALPAKMPAHITANTGMDVMTHAIEALVSTNATSYTDPMAVESIKLVYDNLPLAYEKADHMEARNNMHNASTLAGMAFTNSSLGLVHSLAHKIGGELGITHGLANAVLLPYIVEYNKKATDKFSYLEKTLGKSDLIESLKELNKKVGIPTSLKEITEVDMSEEKFNEVLDRMSKNAFEDPCTLTNPRQSSVEDVKEIYKAAYYGVTASNI
- a CDS encoding sulfide/dihydroorotate dehydrogenase-like FAD/NAD-binding protein, with translation MYKILKKEILSQDIEKMVIEAPYIAKKCQPGQFVMVMVEEGGERIPLTIADYDRSENSVTIIYQIVGYTTKLLSQKLEGQTISSIAGPLGQPAHMKKVKRVLGIGGGVGAAPLYPQIKKLTEMGASCDAVIGSRTEEMMILQEEFKEIAENIYFATNDGSKGKKGFVTDVLKDLISQGKKYDEVIAIGPLVMMKSVVEYTKELNIPTSVSLNPIMIDGTGMCGGCRVTIGKETKFACVDGPDFDGFLVDFEELMRRQTMYMPEEAEHRCRLGI
- a CDS encoding sensor domain-containing protein, giving the protein MILITTRDNEAFLIESKKLQKAGYKTIHANSYEKTLEILGDYKDIKLIILDVDNSDDLEKMTNKIILNSDLPILYMTDNEKKFSFDDYYNDFSYGFVLKESRDFILQSSVKTALNLFEKSRNLKAGYDYASHAEIISGFGYWEFDLDNNTVKSSKGSRKIYGITEETLMVDNIKEYPLPEYRERLDKAFKDLITGRKNYNVEFKIKNKIDGEIRAIHSVAEYDPKRNIVIGTLYDITRQKSAEESAFKKEEEYRKIFQNHNAVMLMIDVQTGEIVDANNAAVKFYGWTRKELTKMKIADINILTENEIYKEMEMARRNKKNYFTFRHRLADGSIRDVEAYSGEIISGKRPRLFSIIHDITKRREAEKKIKNLAFYDSLTNLPNRRMFSDYLEKSIVQGQRNDFQVALLNIDLDHFKHVNDSFGHHIGDLLLIRVAERLRRNLRKNNIICRLGGDEFAVIIEEFSSRQEINFVSGRILKVLEAPFLIDDKEIFISASIGVAVYPEDGSDVNTLLKNSDLAMYGAKDRGKNGYYFFSEDMKHASNSKMEIDTNLRKSLINGELCLYYQPKIDIAQNKIIGTETLLRWFKNGKIYKAPSEFIPIAESTGFILEIDRWVLLSACRQIEEWEKNNIKGQKISVNISGLHFKQGLIIKTVTEVLKKVKIPKDSIEIEITEGVFMENMEEAVGILNQLRSMGIGISIDDFGTGYSSLSYIKNLPINRIKIDKSFIFNMIDSKKDTAIAKTVITMAKLLDLYVIAEGVETSEQLKILSENGCNEIQGFYFSKPLSPEEYEKFFKKWA